From the Daucus carota subsp. sativus chromosome 8, DH1 v3.0, whole genome shotgun sequence genome, one window contains:
- the LOC108199924 gene encoding uncharacterized protein LOC108199924 isoform X3 → MCGIALFISGIRIDSPYRQPHLTKFLETPSNQVDIDVEGIKAALRRRGPDSLGIKNVFLWLDDQRVVSESDELVKRGSGLGSCGKLEFIGATLQLRGSRPVSQPLVDSFGNVLVYNGEIFGGVQVSMDSNDAEVLMESLGKCCSCESHNHAKECSSSGEGLNSVPELLSEIKGPWALIYWQESSKTIWFGKDAFGRRSLLVHWPNSVDSRLLLSSVSSVSSICKSSDSNHSEITELSFWEELPCGVYSLSIQALDTDKHLVSQVRNHDWTTVMLQELIKWERSSVAPVTEQINFSALNIQSSQDMPSACLVNMPVEIGNMQALESSSSAVAVLDALRKSVMRRTVLNHICQFHGLDLQAVPCDFEVKGNAPVAVLFSGGLDSMILAAILNECLDTKYEIDLLNVSFDGQSAPDRISSRDGLKELCKVAPLRRWKLVEIDAKLSSLTSEIKHVMSLIKPADTYMDLNIGIALWLAAGGNGRVDEFIGLDNDVVHHHVKYKSEARILLVGSGADEQCAGYGRHKTKYRLGSWPRLHEEMKLDMQRIWKRNLGRDDRCISDNGKEARFPFLDENVIRTLLDIPLWEIADLDQPSGVGDKRILREFGSRIARESNRQNFGSNRAANQASAGSAVIIT, encoded by the exons ATGTGTGGAATTGCTCTGTTCATCTCTGGTATACGCATTGATTCTCCATACAGACAACCCCATCTCACCAAATTTCTTGAAACCCCTTCGAATCAG GTGGATATTGATGTAGAGGGTATAAAAGCAGCTCTTAGGAGAAGGGGTCCTGATAGTTTAGGAATCAAGAATGTATTTTTATGGTTGGATGATCAAAGGGTTGTTTCGGAGAGCGATGAGTTAGTGAAAAGGGGTTCGGGTTTGGGTTCTTGCGGGAAATTGGAGTTTATTGGTGCTACATTGCAGTTGAGAGGGAGTAGACCGGTTAGTCAGCCCTTGGTTGATTCGTTCGGGAATGTTCTTGTTTATAATG GTGAAATCTTTGGTGGAGTTCAGGTTAGTATGGATAGCAACGATGCAGAAGTTCTTATGGAATCACTAGGAAAATGCTGCTCTTGTGAATCTCACAATCATGCAAAAGAGTGTTCCTCTAGTGGAGAAGGGTTGAATTCTGTTCCAGAACTCCTTTCAGAAATTAAGGGCCCATGGGCATTAATTTATTGGCAG GAAAGTTCAAAGACCATTTGGTTTGGGAAGGATGCATTTGGAAGACGTAGCCTGCTCGTTCACTGGCCAAATTCAGTGGATTCTAGGCTTCTATTATCTTCTGTATCTTCAGTTTCTTCCATCTGTAAGAGTTCGG ATTCTAATCATAGTGAAATCACTGAATTAAGTTTTTGGGAAGAGCTTCCATGTGGAGTGTACAGTCTATCCATTCAGGCTTTGGATACGGATAAACATCTGGTCAGTCAAGTTAGAAATCATGACTGGACCACAGTCATGCTACAAGAACTGATCAAGTGGGAGAGATCTTCTGTGGCACCTGTAACTGAGCAAATAAATTTCAGCGCCCTTAACATTCAAAGCAGTCAGGATATGCCGTCAGCCTGTTTGGTGAACATGCCTGTGGAAATAG GGAACATGCAGGCCCTAGAGTCCTCATCATCTGCTGTTGCTGTGCTGGATGCGTTGAGAAAATCAGTTATGAGACGCACCGTCTTGAATCATATATGTCAG tttcatGGCTTGGATCTACAGGCAGTACCTTGTGATTTTGAAGTAAAGGGTAATGCTCCAGTTGCAGTGCTTTTCTCGGGTGGATTAGATTCTATGATACTTGCAGCTATACTTAATGAGTGCCTAGATACTAAAT ATGAAATTGATCTGCTTAATGTAAGCTTTGATGGCCAGTCTGCTCCTGATAGAATCTCCTCTAGGGACGGGTTAAAAGAACTTTGTAAGGTTGCGCCATTGAGAAG ATGGAAGCTAGTCGAGATTGATGCTAAATTGTCGAGCTTAACCTCAGAGATAAAGCATGTTATGTCACTTATAAAACCTGCTGACACCTACATG GACCTTAATATCGGTATAGCATTGTGGTTGGCAGCTGGTGGTAATGGTCGGGTGGATGAGTTTATTGGACTTGATAATGATGTAGTGCATCATCATGTTAAGTACAAATCTGAGGCTAGGATCCTTCTAGTTGGTTCTGGTGCAGATGAACAGTGTGCTGGCTATGGGAGACATAAAACAAAGTATAGACTCGGCAG CTGGCCCCGGCTACATGAAGAAATGAAACTAGACATGCAGAGAATTTGGAAGAGAAATTTGGGCAGAGATGATAGATGCATTTCCGATAATGGCAAGGAG GCCAGGTTTCCTTTTCTAGACGAGAATGTGATAAGAACTTTGCTTGATATTCCGCTATGGGAGATAGCTGACCTTGACCAACCTAGTGGAGTTGGTGATAAAAGAATCCTTAGAGAG TTTGGCTCAAGAATTGCTAGGGAGTCAAATAGACAGAACTTTGGAAGTAATCGAGCAGCAAACCAAGCATCAGCGGGAAGTGCAGTTATTATTACTTAA
- the LOC108198557 gene encoding uncharacterized protein LOC108198557 encodes MASKHGSPIKNETNSVNEDDVFSPLISIEDSDHESEIEVGVDISMDENSPCSSKNTRDSAKNSRSSHHTSPSSSESSSNLFQMDTKMFNETSTIPDDSPKSEGDCQSPNKKEISDRISDISSKSQEFDNASPIDNNSLVSHPPDKLTSQTMSEVQLPPRQVMERHADYDPNRIPASVFGNRPSSAMEWSVTSNDSLFSLNFGSNSFSRDQFLMSGEMFDEDNRKSGELYDSGELNKPGEANRSGLPPLSPIGKLRKIRTMDADKKIIDVDKKPSMDEDINDHFEKRKCELDGNGNSSMTNRPSDASATSSQSFAFPILVDTSKYTSMKGSIPRKQDPKLDVYSENPQMKIHKKKSSSHWQWCCCCCYCCSQPKCSCFSSQHCWCWKWFKKWCCCCCCCDHSSSPKFSSPRHNHSWSWKSFKKWCCCCC; translated from the exons ATGGCATCCAAACATGGAAGCccaatcaagaatgaaaccaatTCTGTTAATGAAGATGATGTATTTTCTCCTTTGATTTCAATTGAAGATTCTGACCATGAAAGTGAAATTGAAGTTGGCGTAGATATTTCAATGGATGAAAATTCACCATGCTCATCCAAAAATACACGAGACTCAGCTAAGAATTCAAGATCTTCTCATCATACTTCCCCATCCTCATCGGAATCTTCTTCAAATCTTTTTCAAATGGACACGAAGATGTTTAATGAAACCAGCACAATCCCTGATGACTCTCCTAAATCTGAAGGGGATTGTCAATCACCTAACAAAAAGGAAATAAGTGATAGAATAAGTGACATATCTTCTAAATCTCAGGAGTTTGACAATGCATCCCCAATTGATAACAACTCACTAGTTTCTCATCCTCCTGATAAACTTACTTCGCAAACGATGTCGGAAGTTCAATTACCTCCTAGGCAAGTTATGGAAAGACATGCAGATTATGATCCTAATAGAATACCTGCTTCTGTTTTTGGTAATAGACCCTCGTCAGCAATGGAGTGGAGTGTTACTTCTAATGATTCACTATTTAGTCTTAATTTCGGGAGCAACAGTTTTTCCAGGGATCAATTTCTCATGAGTGGAGAAATGTTTGATGAAGATAATAGAAAATCAGGAGAATTATACGATTCCGGAGAGTTGAATAAGCCCGGTGAGGCAAATAGATCTGGGTTGCCTCCTTTATCTCCGATAGGAAAGCTGCGTAAAATAAGAACTATGGATGCAGACAAAAAAATCATAGATGTGGACAAGAAGCCTTCAATGGACGAAGACATTAATGATCATTTTGAGAAAAGAAAGTGTGAACTAGATGGGAACGGAAATTCCTCTATGACCAATCGCCCATCTGATGCAAGTGCAACTAGCTCTCAATCATTTGCCTTTCCAAT ATTGGTAGATACTTCGAAATATACTTCTATGAAAGGATCAATTCCACGAAAGCAGGATCCAAAACTAGATGTATATAGCGAGAATCCCCAAATGAAGATACACAAGAAGAAATCTTCTAGTCATTGGCAATggtgttgctgttgttgttatTGTTGTTCACAACCTAAATGCTCATGTTTTTCATCTCAACATTGTTGGTGCTGGAAATGGTTTAAAAAGTggtgttgttgttgctgttgttgtgatCATTCTTCCTCACCTAAGTTCTCAAGTCCACGACATAATCATTCTTGGAGCTGGAAGTCGTTTAAGAAATGGTGTTGTTGCTGCTGCTAG
- the LOC108199924 gene encoding uncharacterized protein LOC108199924 isoform X2, giving the protein MCGIALFISGIRIDSPYRQPHLTKFLETPSNQVDIDVEGIKAALRRRGPDSLGIKNVFLWLDDQRVVSESDELVKRGSGLGSCGKLEFIGATLQLRGSRPVSQPLVDSFGNVLVYNGEIFGGVQVSMDSNDAEVLMESLGKCCSCESHNHAKECSSSGEGLNSVPELLSEIKGPWALIYWQESSKTIWFGKDAFGRRSLLVHWPNSVDSRLLLSSVSSVSSICKSSDSNHSEITELSFWEELPCGVYSLSIQALDTDKHLVSQVRNHDWTTVMLQELIKWERSSVAPVTEQINFSALNIQSSQDMPSACLVNMPVEIGNMQALESSSSAVAVLDALRKSVMRRTVLNHICQAVPCDFEVKGNAPVAVLFSGGLDSMILAAILNECLDTKYEIDLLNVSFDGQSAPDRISSRDGLKELCKVAPLRRWKLVEIDAKLSSLTSEIKHVMSLIKPADTYMDLNIGIALWLAAGGNGRVDEFIGLDNDVVHHHVKYKSEARILLVGSGADEQCAGYGRHKTKYRLGSWPRLHEEMKLDMQRIWKRNLGRDDRCISDNGKEARFPFLDENVIRTLLDIPLWEIADLDQPSGVGDKRILREVAKLLGLYEAAVLPKRAIQFGSRIARESNRQNFGSNRAANQASAGSAVIIT; this is encoded by the exons ATGTGTGGAATTGCTCTGTTCATCTCTGGTATACGCATTGATTCTCCATACAGACAACCCCATCTCACCAAATTTCTTGAAACCCCTTCGAATCAG GTGGATATTGATGTAGAGGGTATAAAAGCAGCTCTTAGGAGAAGGGGTCCTGATAGTTTAGGAATCAAGAATGTATTTTTATGGTTGGATGATCAAAGGGTTGTTTCGGAGAGCGATGAGTTAGTGAAAAGGGGTTCGGGTTTGGGTTCTTGCGGGAAATTGGAGTTTATTGGTGCTACATTGCAGTTGAGAGGGAGTAGACCGGTTAGTCAGCCCTTGGTTGATTCGTTCGGGAATGTTCTTGTTTATAATG GTGAAATCTTTGGTGGAGTTCAGGTTAGTATGGATAGCAACGATGCAGAAGTTCTTATGGAATCACTAGGAAAATGCTGCTCTTGTGAATCTCACAATCATGCAAAAGAGTGTTCCTCTAGTGGAGAAGGGTTGAATTCTGTTCCAGAACTCCTTTCAGAAATTAAGGGCCCATGGGCATTAATTTATTGGCAG GAAAGTTCAAAGACCATTTGGTTTGGGAAGGATGCATTTGGAAGACGTAGCCTGCTCGTTCACTGGCCAAATTCAGTGGATTCTAGGCTTCTATTATCTTCTGTATCTTCAGTTTCTTCCATCTGTAAGAGTTCGG ATTCTAATCATAGTGAAATCACTGAATTAAGTTTTTGGGAAGAGCTTCCATGTGGAGTGTACAGTCTATCCATTCAGGCTTTGGATACGGATAAACATCTGGTCAGTCAAGTTAGAAATCATGACTGGACCACAGTCATGCTACAAGAACTGATCAAGTGGGAGAGATCTTCTGTGGCACCTGTAACTGAGCAAATAAATTTCAGCGCCCTTAACATTCAAAGCAGTCAGGATATGCCGTCAGCCTGTTTGGTGAACATGCCTGTGGAAATAG GGAACATGCAGGCCCTAGAGTCCTCATCATCTGCTGTTGCTGTGCTGGATGCGTTGAGAAAATCAGTTATGAGACGCACCGTCTTGAATCATATATGTCAG GCAGTACCTTGTGATTTTGAAGTAAAGGGTAATGCTCCAGTTGCAGTGCTTTTCTCGGGTGGATTAGATTCTATGATACTTGCAGCTATACTTAATGAGTGCCTAGATACTAAAT ATGAAATTGATCTGCTTAATGTAAGCTTTGATGGCCAGTCTGCTCCTGATAGAATCTCCTCTAGGGACGGGTTAAAAGAACTTTGTAAGGTTGCGCCATTGAGAAG ATGGAAGCTAGTCGAGATTGATGCTAAATTGTCGAGCTTAACCTCAGAGATAAAGCATGTTATGTCACTTATAAAACCTGCTGACACCTACATG GACCTTAATATCGGTATAGCATTGTGGTTGGCAGCTGGTGGTAATGGTCGGGTGGATGAGTTTATTGGACTTGATAATGATGTAGTGCATCATCATGTTAAGTACAAATCTGAGGCTAGGATCCTTCTAGTTGGTTCTGGTGCAGATGAACAGTGTGCTGGCTATGGGAGACATAAAACAAAGTATAGACTCGGCAG CTGGCCCCGGCTACATGAAGAAATGAAACTAGACATGCAGAGAATTTGGAAGAGAAATTTGGGCAGAGATGATAGATGCATTTCCGATAATGGCAAGGAG GCCAGGTTTCCTTTTCTAGACGAGAATGTGATAAGAACTTTGCTTGATATTCCGCTATGGGAGATAGCTGACCTTGACCAACCTAGTGGAGTTGGTGATAAAAGAATCCTTAGAGAG GTCGCAAAATTGCTTGGCCTATATGAAGCAGCTGTTTTGCCTAAAAGAGCAATTCAG TTTGGCTCAAGAATTGCTAGGGAGTCAAATAGACAGAACTTTGGAAGTAATCGAGCAGCAAACCAAGCATCAGCGGGAAGTGCAGTTATTATTACTTAA
- the LOC108199924 gene encoding uncharacterized protein LOC108199924 isoform X1 translates to MCGIALFISGIRIDSPYRQPHLTKFLETPSNQVDIDVEGIKAALRRRGPDSLGIKNVFLWLDDQRVVSESDELVKRGSGLGSCGKLEFIGATLQLRGSRPVSQPLVDSFGNVLVYNGEIFGGVQVSMDSNDAEVLMESLGKCCSCESHNHAKECSSSGEGLNSVPELLSEIKGPWALIYWQESSKTIWFGKDAFGRRSLLVHWPNSVDSRLLLSSVSSVSSICKSSDSNHSEITELSFWEELPCGVYSLSIQALDTDKHLVSQVRNHDWTTVMLQELIKWERSSVAPVTEQINFSALNIQSSQDMPSACLVNMPVEIGNMQALESSSSAVAVLDALRKSVMRRTVLNHICQFHGLDLQAVPCDFEVKGNAPVAVLFSGGLDSMILAAILNECLDTKYEIDLLNVSFDGQSAPDRISSRDGLKELCKVAPLRRWKLVEIDAKLSSLTSEIKHVMSLIKPADTYMDLNIGIALWLAAGGNGRVDEFIGLDNDVVHHHVKYKSEARILLVGSGADEQCAGYGRHKTKYRLGSWPRLHEEMKLDMQRIWKRNLGRDDRCISDNGKEARFPFLDENVIRTLLDIPLWEIADLDQPSGVGDKRILREVAKLLGLYEAAVLPKRAIQFGSRIARESNRQNFGSNRAANQASAGSAVIIT, encoded by the exons ATGTGTGGAATTGCTCTGTTCATCTCTGGTATACGCATTGATTCTCCATACAGACAACCCCATCTCACCAAATTTCTTGAAACCCCTTCGAATCAG GTGGATATTGATGTAGAGGGTATAAAAGCAGCTCTTAGGAGAAGGGGTCCTGATAGTTTAGGAATCAAGAATGTATTTTTATGGTTGGATGATCAAAGGGTTGTTTCGGAGAGCGATGAGTTAGTGAAAAGGGGTTCGGGTTTGGGTTCTTGCGGGAAATTGGAGTTTATTGGTGCTACATTGCAGTTGAGAGGGAGTAGACCGGTTAGTCAGCCCTTGGTTGATTCGTTCGGGAATGTTCTTGTTTATAATG GTGAAATCTTTGGTGGAGTTCAGGTTAGTATGGATAGCAACGATGCAGAAGTTCTTATGGAATCACTAGGAAAATGCTGCTCTTGTGAATCTCACAATCATGCAAAAGAGTGTTCCTCTAGTGGAGAAGGGTTGAATTCTGTTCCAGAACTCCTTTCAGAAATTAAGGGCCCATGGGCATTAATTTATTGGCAG GAAAGTTCAAAGACCATTTGGTTTGGGAAGGATGCATTTGGAAGACGTAGCCTGCTCGTTCACTGGCCAAATTCAGTGGATTCTAGGCTTCTATTATCTTCTGTATCTTCAGTTTCTTCCATCTGTAAGAGTTCGG ATTCTAATCATAGTGAAATCACTGAATTAAGTTTTTGGGAAGAGCTTCCATGTGGAGTGTACAGTCTATCCATTCAGGCTTTGGATACGGATAAACATCTGGTCAGTCAAGTTAGAAATCATGACTGGACCACAGTCATGCTACAAGAACTGATCAAGTGGGAGAGATCTTCTGTGGCACCTGTAACTGAGCAAATAAATTTCAGCGCCCTTAACATTCAAAGCAGTCAGGATATGCCGTCAGCCTGTTTGGTGAACATGCCTGTGGAAATAG GGAACATGCAGGCCCTAGAGTCCTCATCATCTGCTGTTGCTGTGCTGGATGCGTTGAGAAAATCAGTTATGAGACGCACCGTCTTGAATCATATATGTCAG tttcatGGCTTGGATCTACAGGCAGTACCTTGTGATTTTGAAGTAAAGGGTAATGCTCCAGTTGCAGTGCTTTTCTCGGGTGGATTAGATTCTATGATACTTGCAGCTATACTTAATGAGTGCCTAGATACTAAAT ATGAAATTGATCTGCTTAATGTAAGCTTTGATGGCCAGTCTGCTCCTGATAGAATCTCCTCTAGGGACGGGTTAAAAGAACTTTGTAAGGTTGCGCCATTGAGAAG ATGGAAGCTAGTCGAGATTGATGCTAAATTGTCGAGCTTAACCTCAGAGATAAAGCATGTTATGTCACTTATAAAACCTGCTGACACCTACATG GACCTTAATATCGGTATAGCATTGTGGTTGGCAGCTGGTGGTAATGGTCGGGTGGATGAGTTTATTGGACTTGATAATGATGTAGTGCATCATCATGTTAAGTACAAATCTGAGGCTAGGATCCTTCTAGTTGGTTCTGGTGCAGATGAACAGTGTGCTGGCTATGGGAGACATAAAACAAAGTATAGACTCGGCAG CTGGCCCCGGCTACATGAAGAAATGAAACTAGACATGCAGAGAATTTGGAAGAGAAATTTGGGCAGAGATGATAGATGCATTTCCGATAATGGCAAGGAG GCCAGGTTTCCTTTTCTAGACGAGAATGTGATAAGAACTTTGCTTGATATTCCGCTATGGGAGATAGCTGACCTTGACCAACCTAGTGGAGTTGGTGATAAAAGAATCCTTAGAGAG GTCGCAAAATTGCTTGGCCTATATGAAGCAGCTGTTTTGCCTAAAAGAGCAATTCAG TTTGGCTCAAGAATTGCTAGGGAGTCAAATAGACAGAACTTTGGAAGTAATCGAGCAGCAAACCAAGCATCAGCGGGAAGTGCAGTTATTATTACTTAA
- the LOC108199751 gene encoding magnesium transporter MRS2-5, with translation MARPQFPLQSKVNQPASSRFTFEGLERTNNPGPGFPGLKKRGQHHGNRSWIRIDHSGESTVLELDKATIMRRCSLPGRDLRLLDPLFIYPSTILGREKAIVISLESIRCVITADEVFLMNSLEACVVQYKSELCKRLQTSREQSDDLPFEFKALELALEITCMSLDAQVKELDMEIYPVLDELASSISTLNLERVRRFKGHLLALTQRVQKVCDEIEHLMDDDGDMAEMYLTEKKERRDSYNEDIYDPSNILGGTEIMSKSAPVSPVASVSGTQKLQRALSSMSSSKHGSLTDSSSGGENIDQLEMLLEAYFVFSDNTLNKLLSLKEYIDDTEDLINIKLGNIQNQLIKFELLLTAATFVTTIFAVITGIFGMNFETSVFDIASRFNWVLIITGVSCVAIYICFLLYFRHKKIFPL, from the exons ATGGCCAGACCACAATTTCCTCTTCAGTCCAAGGTTAATCAACCTGCCTCTTCAAGATTTACTTTTGAAGGGTTAGAGAGGACAAACAATCCTGGGCCTGGTTTTCCTGGCCTGAAAAAGAGAGGTCAGCATCATGGGAATCGTTCTTGGATAAGAATTGATCATAGTGGGGAATCTACAGTTTTGGAACTAGATAAGGCTACTATAATGAGGCGTTGCTCTCTGCCCGGAAGAGATCTTCGTCTTCTGGATCCTCTATTTATATATCCTTCCACAATATTGGGACGAGAGAAGGCTATTGTCATTAGTCTTGAATCAATTAGATGTGTAATTACTGCTGATGAGGTGTTCCTAATGAATTCTTTGGAGGCATGTGTAGTTCAGTATAAGTCGGAACTCTGCAAACGTCTTCAGACAAGTAGAGAACAATctg ATGATCTGCCTTTTGAATTCAAGGCACTAGAGCTGGCACTGGAAATAACATGCATGTCCCTTGATGCTCAG gTAAAAGAATTGGATATGGAGATATATCCAGTGCTTGATGAACTGGCATCATCCATTAGTACTCTTAATCTAGAACGTGTTCGTAGGTTCAAAGGCCATCTGCTTGCCTTGACACAGAGAGTGCAAAAG GTCTGTGATGAAATAGAGCATTTGATGGATGATGACGGTGATATGGCTGAAATGTACTTGACGGAGAAGAAGGAAAGAAGGGACTCTTATAATGAGGATATATATGATCCATCCAATATACTTGGAGGCACTGAGATAATGTCAAAATCTGCACCTGTTTCACCTGTGGCATCAGTCAGTGGAACCCAGAAGTTGCAAAGAGCTTTGAGTAGTATGAGTTCAAGCAAGCATGGAAGTTTGACCGACTCATCCAGTGGTGGTGAAAACATTGATCAGCTTGAGATGTTGCTTGAAGCATATTTCGTGTTCAGCGACAATACTCTCAACAAGTTGTTATCG CTTAAAGAATATATTGATGATACCGAAGATCTGATCAATATCAAACTT GGAAATATCCAGAACCAGCTCATAAAATtcgagttgcttctgacagcaGCCACCTTTGTGACTACCATCTTTGCTGTCATCACTGGGATCTTCGGCATGAACTTTGAAACATCAGTTTTCGACATAGCATCAAGATTCAACTGGGTTTTAATCATAACCGGAGTATCATGTGTGGCGATTTACATCTGTTTCTTGCTTTATTTTAGGCACAAGAAAATCTTTCCTTTGTAG
- the LOC108199750 gene encoding probable polyamine transporter At3g13620, whose translation MAAADATTVAIEAEPPQNRVKSAEKTKKLTLIPLIFLIYFEVAGGPYGEEPAVQAAGPLLAILGFLIFPFIWSIPEALITAELSTAFPGNGGFVIWAHHAFGPFFGSMMGSLKFLSGVINIAAFPVLCIDYLEKLFPIFSHGKPRNIAISVSTLLLSFLNFTGLAIVGYVAVALGVISLLPFIIMSVIAIPSIHPKKWLSTGQKGVKKDWNLFFNTLFWNLNFWDNVSTMAGEVDKPQKTFPVALLSAVILTCLGYIIPLMAVTGAVNADQTEWESGYMANAARTISGQWLKYWIEIGAVLSGIGLFEAQLSSCAYQLLGMAELGFLPKFFGLRSKYFDTPWVGILLSTVITLGVSHMDFTDIIGAANFLYSLGMLLEFSAFIWLRWRFPALERPYRVPMRLPALVIMCLVPSGFLVVIMVIATKIVYLISGVMTVGAIGWYFLIKYCKSKKWLEFNNGNQDKVDVL comes from the coding sequence ATGGCCGCAGCTGATGCTACAACAGTTGCAATAGAAGCAGAACCCCCACAAAACAGAGTTAAATCAGCTGAAAAAACCAAGAAACTAACACTCATTCCACTAATTTTCCTCATTTATTTTGAAGTTGCAGGCGGTCCATATGGTGAAGAGCCTGCAGTCCAAGCCGCAGGACCGCTATTAGCAATCCTTGGTTTCCTCATTTtcccattcatttggtccatcCCTGAAGCCCTCATCACTGCTGAACTCTCCACAGCATTTCCTGGTAATGGCGGTTTCGTGATCTGGGCTCATCATGCTTTTGGACCTTTCTTTGGATCCATGATGGGATCACTCAAGTTCCTTAGCGGAGTTATCAATATAGCTGCTTTTCCAGTTCTCTGCATTGATTATTTAGAGAAACTCTTTCCCATTTTCTCTCATGGCAAGCCAAGAAACATCGCGATATCAGTCTCTACTTTACTACTCAGTTTCTTGAATTTCACTGGCCTTGCTATTGTTGGATATGTAGCTGTGGCACTAGGCGTGATCTCCTTGCTACCTTTTATTATCATGTCTGTTATAGCGATCCCGAGTATTCATCCCAAGAAATGGCTTAGCACGGGACAGAAAGGAGTGAAAAAAGATtggaatttatttttcaatactcTGTTCTGGAATTTGAATTTCTGGGATAATGTTAGTACTATGGCTGGTGAGGTTGATAAGCCGCAGAAAACCTTCCCAGTTGCTTTACTTTCCGCGGTGATACTGACATGTTTAGGTTACATAATTCCGCTGATGGCTGTTACTGGAGCTGTAAATGCTGATCAAACAGAGTGGGAGAGTGGCTACATGGCCAATGCAGCTAGAACAATTTCTGGGCAATGGCTAAAATACTGGATTGAAATCGGAGCTGTCTTGTCTGGTATTGGATTATTCGAAGCACAGTTGAGTAGTTGTGCTTATCAGCTACTAGGGATGGCGGAGTTAGGATTTTTGCCAAAGTTCTTCGGATTAAGATCAAAGTATTTCGATACTCCCTGGGTGGGAATTCTGTTATCTACTGTCATAACATTAGGTGTTTCTCATATGGATTTTACTGATATAATCGGTGCAGCTAACTTTCTGTATAGTTTAGGGATGTTGCTGGAATTTTCGGCTTTTATCTGGCTAAGGTGGAGGTTTCCGGCATTGGAGCGACCGTATCGGGTTCCGATGAGGCTGCCGGCTCTGGTGATCATGTGTCTGGTGCCGTCTGGATTCTTGGTGGTGATCATGGTGATTGCTACCAAAATTGTTTATTTGATCAGTGGGGTGATGACTGTAGGTGCAATTGGTTGGTATTTTTTGATCAAATATTGCAAGTCAAAGAAGTGGCTTGAGTTCAATAATGGCAACCAAGACAAGGTTGATGTATTGTGA